From a region of the Sandaracinaceae bacterium genome:
- a CDS encoding protein kinase, with amino-acid sequence MGRYRPVQVLAQGGQGVVYLARAEGGVDAFVRPVVVKRILPDEVENQNNTRLFLREAKLLSEMDHPSILDIIDLDEVEGQYIMVLEYVRGGHIGRWATFLRDQRRSFSWEFAAYACAQIADALHYVHTRVDASGAPLGIVHRDVTPANILVDVEGAVKLADFGIARRQGDKTEQINGADVVRGNFSFVAPEVFVGAAASTASDIYSLGMVLHWLVSGKRAQAGKTLEATVFNAIYQTPDRLDKDSLEVPTGLADVVEQAIKKEPLQRVPTAGEFAERVRAVLPPDTARRFAAAARADLTSDDFTPSGKGLSLAELDAHWRNYVAPPPEPVPAAALPAAAAPRSSALRWVLAGTGVALVAVTAGLLWWRLSTPAPAEESQFILVRGDVSQIGAPIEEAAPPVPPVGSPATVTGAEDTPPLPTDEPAANPESSGSSGAAPRDPARTAEVSAATLTGAFSRRRGAIRECANRHSEIDHLQVTLRFDVDASGAVRSVDLAPASTASTPLGSCLLGVARGTRFGELPRPMSFSIPVAVRRGASDAP; translated from the coding sequence TTGGGTCGATATCGCCCCGTGCAGGTCCTGGCTCAGGGCGGGCAGGGGGTGGTGTACCTGGCGCGGGCCGAAGGCGGCGTGGACGCGTTCGTTCGGCCCGTGGTGGTCAAGCGCATCCTCCCCGACGAGGTGGAGAACCAGAACAACACCCGGCTCTTCCTGCGGGAAGCCAAGCTGCTCTCGGAGATGGACCACCCCAGCATCCTCGACATCATCGACCTCGATGAAGTGGAGGGTCAGTACATCATGGTCCTAGAGTACGTGCGGGGCGGCCACATCGGCCGCTGGGCCACGTTCCTCCGGGACCAGCGCCGCTCGTTCTCGTGGGAGTTCGCCGCCTACGCGTGCGCGCAGATCGCCGACGCCCTGCACTACGTGCACACCCGGGTGGACGCCAGCGGGGCGCCGCTCGGCATCGTCCACCGCGACGTCACGCCCGCGAACATCCTGGTGGACGTGGAAGGCGCGGTGAAGCTGGCGGACTTCGGCATCGCCCGCCGGCAGGGCGACAAGACCGAGCAGATCAACGGGGCCGACGTGGTGCGCGGGAACTTCTCGTTCGTGGCCCCCGAGGTGTTCGTCGGGGCGGCGGCCAGCACGGCCTCCGACATCTACTCGCTGGGCATGGTCCTGCACTGGCTCGTGTCCGGGAAGCGGGCGCAGGCGGGCAAGACGCTCGAAGCCACGGTGTTCAACGCCATCTACCAGACGCCCGATCGGCTGGACAAAGACTCTCTCGAGGTGCCCACGGGGCTCGCCGACGTGGTGGAGCAGGCCATCAAGAAGGAGCCGCTGCAGCGGGTACCCACTGCCGGCGAGTTTGCCGAACGGGTGCGCGCGGTGCTGCCGCCCGACACCGCCCGGCGCTTCGCTGCGGCGGCCCGCGCGGACCTCACCTCCGATGACTTCACCCCATCCGGCAAGGGTCTGTCGCTGGCGGAGCTGGACGCGCACTGGCGCAACTACGTGGCCCCGCCCCCCGAGCCCGTGCCCGCGGCGGCGCTGCCCGCGGCGGCCGCTCCGCGCAGCTCCGCGCTCCGCTGGGTGTTGGCTGGCACGGGCGTGGCGCTCGTGGCCGTCACGGCTGGCCTGCTGTGGTGGCGGTTGAGCACCCCCGCTCCGGCCGAAGAGAGCCAGTTCATCCTCGTGCGCGGCGACGTCTCGCAGATCGGGGCCCCCATCGAGGAGGCTGCGCCCCCGGTGCCGCCCGTCGGCAGTCCTGCCACGGTGACCGGTGCAGAGGACACGCCCCCGCTGCCCACGGACGAGCCCGCCGCCAACCCGGAGTCCAGCGGGTCATCGGGTGCGGCGCCTCGCGACCCGGCCCGCACCGCCGAGGTGTCGGCGGCCACGCTCACCGGTGCGTTCTCCCGCCGCCGTGGGGCCATCCGCGAGTGCGCCAACCGGCACTCGGAGATCGACCACCTCCAGGTCACGCTGCGCTTCGACGTGGACGCGTCCGGCGCCGTGAGGAGCGTGGACCTGGCGCCGGCGTCCACGGCCTCCACCCCGCTGGGCAGCTGCCTGCTCGGCGTCGCGCGCGGCACGCGGTTTGGTGAGCTGCCGCGCCCCATGAGCTTCAGCATCCCTGTCGCGGTGCGCCGTGGCGCGAGCGACGCGCCGTAG